Proteins from one Microscilla marina ATCC 23134 genomic window:
- the recG gene encoding ATP-dependent DNA helicase RecG: MSEFFSKKIEFLKGVGPAKGELLNKELGIFTYSDLILYYPFKHEDRTKVHRIAELNEGMTAVQLSGRIIRTQVIGEGHKKRLVAYFGDGTGEVELIWFKGVTWMQKQINANATYLVFGKPQFFNHKFSIAHPEIELLNPAEQQSGFLQPVYTVTEKMKRKYVYSKNISKMLRTLLPMAYQHIEENLSEAILQRYRLIARRDAVVNIHFPKDQQWLKRATTRLKFEELFYIQLKLLKEQKHKKKIYQGQTFKDTSLIKDFYEKHLPFELTDAQKRVCREIYRDMASGKQMNRLLQGDVGSGKTIVAFISMLSAIGSGAQACMVAPTEILAEQHYQGLKKFADKLGITIDILTGSTRTRDRRVLHARLENGNLKILVGTHALFEDKVQFDNLGLCIVDEQHRFGVEQRSKLWKRNSENLYPHILVMTATPIPRTLAMTLYGDLDVSVIDELPAGRKPIKTVHRYDAQRLRMFGFLREQIALGRQVYIVYPLIEESETLEYKNLMDGHESIQRAFPDQHLSIVHGQMSSVDKDFEMQRFKKGETQIMVATTVIEVGVDVPNATVIVIENAERFGLSQLHQLRGRVGRGAEQSYCILMTDYKISKEGRTRLETMVKTNNGFEIADVDLKLRGPGNMMGTQQSGLMNLQIADLAKDGKILQEARKMAQEIIEEDPELESLENSKMKEFMNLDQKTQTQWSRIS; encoded by the coding sequence ATGTCAGAGTTCTTTTCTAAAAAGATAGAGTTTTTAAAAGGAGTGGGTCCTGCGAAGGGGGAGTTGTTAAACAAGGAATTGGGTATTTTTACCTATAGCGACCTTATACTGTATTACCCTTTTAAGCATGAAGACCGCACCAAGGTGCACCGCATTGCCGAACTAAACGAAGGTATGACCGCAGTACAGTTGAGTGGTCGTATTATACGTACCCAAGTAATAGGCGAAGGACACAAAAAACGTCTGGTAGCTTATTTTGGTGATGGCACCGGTGAAGTAGAGTTGATTTGGTTTAAAGGGGTAACCTGGATGCAAAAGCAAATCAATGCCAACGCAACTTATTTGGTGTTTGGCAAACCTCAGTTTTTTAACCATAAATTTAGCATAGCCCATCCCGAAATAGAATTATTGAATCCTGCCGAACAACAATCAGGGTTTTTGCAGCCAGTGTATACCGTCACCGAAAAAATGAAGCGTAAATATGTATACAGCAAAAACATAAGCAAGATGTTGCGCACCTTGTTGCCTATGGCATACCAACACATAGAAGAAAACCTCTCCGAAGCCATCTTGCAGCGTTATCGCCTGATAGCCCGCCGCGACGCTGTAGTAAATATTCACTTTCCTAAAGACCAGCAATGGCTCAAGCGTGCCACTACCCGGCTCAAGTTCGAAGAGTTGTTTTATATTCAGCTTAAGCTGCTCAAAGAACAGAAACACAAGAAAAAGATATACCAGGGGCAAACCTTTAAAGATACCAGCCTTATCAAAGATTTTTATGAAAAACACCTGCCCTTTGAGCTGACTGATGCCCAAAAAAGGGTTTGCCGGGAGATTTACCGCGATATGGCTTCGGGCAAACAAATGAACCGTTTGCTACAGGGTGATGTAGGAAGTGGTAAAACAATTGTAGCATTTATTTCTATGCTCAGTGCTATAGGCAGTGGTGCCCAGGCTTGTATGGTGGCTCCTACCGAAATACTGGCCGAACAACATTACCAAGGCTTGAAAAAGTTTGCCGATAAGTTGGGCATTACCATTGACATACTGACGGGGTCTACCCGCACCCGCGACCGAAGGGTACTACACGCTCGCCTCGAAAATGGCAACCTGAAAATTTTGGTTGGTACCCATGCCTTGTTCGAAGACAAGGTGCAATTTGATAACCTGGGACTGTGTATTGTAGACGAACAACACCGATTTGGTGTAGAGCAAAGAAGCAAGCTGTGGAAACGCAACAGCGAAAACCTATACCCTCATATTTTGGTAATGACTGCCACTCCTATTCCACGTACCTTAGCAATGACCCTCTATGGAGACTTGGATGTGTCGGTGATTGACGAGTTACCCGCCGGACGTAAACCTATCAAAACGGTACACCGTTACGATGCCCAAAGATTGCGTATGTTTGGGTTTTTGCGGGAGCAAATTGCTCTGGGGCGGCAAGTATACATTGTGTATCCTTTGATAGAGGAATCGGAAACTCTGGAGTATAAAAACCTGATGGATGGTCATGAGAGTATTCAGCGGGCTTTCCCCGATCAACACTTGAGCATTGTACACGGGCAAATGAGTTCGGTAGACAAAGACTTTGAAATGCAACGTTTCAAAAAAGGGGAAACCCAAATTATGGTGGCCACTACTGTGATTGAGGTGGGGGTAGATGTGCCCAATGCCACGGTTATTGTGATAGAAAACGCCGAACGCTTTGGCTTGTCGCAGCTACATCAATTGCGTGGCAGAGTGGGGCGTGGTGCTGAGCAATCGTACTGTATCTTAATGACTGATTACAAAATTAGTAAAGAAGGGCGTACCCGTTTAGAAACAATGGTGAAAACCAACAATGGTTTCGAGATTGCCGATGTTGACCTTAAGTTGCGTGGCCCAGGCAATATGATGGGTACCCAACAAAGTGGGCTGATGAACTTACAGATTGCGGATTTGGCTAAAGATGGTAAAATATTGCAGGAAGCCCGAAAAATGGCACAGGAGATCATAGAAGAAGACCCTGAACTGGAAAGCCTGGAGAATAGTAAAATGAAGGAGTTTATGAATTTAGATCAGAAAACCCAAACTCAGTGGAGCAGGATTAGTTAA
- a CDS encoding T9SS C-terminal target domain-containing protein gives MNIPRMKKVYSLLRFCLVVSAFSSLSFSSAQAQIATEGQEFWFAFLPHAGATNLRIMVTSNDSTANVTVSMPANGGFTDINQAVTTDKSAIIDVPVGNIASAGTGDFGFKLRSDKNVSVYLLNSKTGSLDGTVVYPHDSSQDWTRSITGNFSDYFVTTPEANSSFAVVATVDATDVILTPSGGAATTVTLNAGQTHVITGADLSGYRVQACKPVLTFAGGETLTQGCTATNHMMSQMYPFETWGTRFFTVPSGGAITNYGVKIVASTDGTTVTIDSLDNNPITLNKGQAVTIDTLTRPACFEASAPVTITQFMKGNNCNGNGGAATGDGNPAMVVLNHVQQSVDQVTFSVDTTNTSSVANRYLTIIIPDGNQNALQLNGQAIPAGSFTQYAVCTDYVHATVDISTIIPSGVFSKATLSGGNGLLAYVHGRSANDGLVYSAGYNVSKIPVSASGNPNPTCTGTSTTFNASGPNNIASYLWTFPDGSTATGTSASYTIRSTADTSFSVKATNDAGCDSTISFTITVDTIILALPEEAIVCDTLTLDAGAGFSSYTWSNGANTQTTQVTEAGTYSVTVTRNSCRATASVRVVSGTLPTSKIAVSPAPPTANVLGLERTAYLCVEEGETLSLTADSTNTAESVTWNTGLNTNQITVNAAGTYIATIRFSAGCVVVDSVVVQDVCEVKFLVPTAFSPNGDGTNDGLQIFGKGFFNLDFRVFNRWGELIYFSKSQENQWDGTAHGFDAPNGTYVWRAIYEDVKSPGTKIKKFGRVTLVR, from the coding sequence ATGAATATACCTCGTATGAAAAAAGTATACAGTTTATTAAGGTTTTGCCTGGTAGTGAGCGCATTTTCAAGCCTTTCTTTTTCATCGGCTCAGGCACAAATTGCCACCGAAGGACAAGAGTTTTGGTTTGCATTTTTGCCCCATGCCGGAGCTACCAACTTAAGAATAATGGTGACCTCGAACGACTCTACTGCCAATGTAACAGTAAGTATGCCCGCCAATGGTGGCTTTACCGACATCAACCAGGCAGTCACTACCGATAAATCAGCCATTATTGATGTTCCTGTAGGAAACATTGCCAGTGCGGGTACTGGTGACTTTGGTTTTAAGCTGCGGTCAGACAAAAACGTAAGCGTGTATTTGCTCAATAGCAAAACCGGAAGTCTGGACGGAACGGTGGTATACCCTCACGATTCGTCACAGGACTGGACGCGCTCTATCACAGGCAATTTTAGCGATTATTTTGTGACTACTCCAGAGGCTAATTCATCTTTTGCGGTAGTAGCCACTGTAGATGCTACCGATGTTATACTGACTCCTTCGGGCGGGGCGGCTACTACAGTTACCCTCAATGCCGGGCAAACCCACGTAATTACTGGTGCCGACCTGAGCGGCTACCGGGTACAAGCCTGTAAACCAGTACTTACTTTTGCCGGAGGCGAAACTTTAACCCAAGGCTGTACTGCTACCAACCACATGATGAGCCAAATGTACCCTTTCGAAACTTGGGGCACCCGCTTTTTCACGGTTCCTTCGGGGGGAGCAATCACCAATTACGGCGTAAAAATAGTAGCCTCTACCGATGGCACTACAGTCACCATCGATAGTTTGGACAACAACCCCATTACGCTTAACAAGGGACAAGCAGTTACCATTGACACCCTTACCCGCCCAGCTTGTTTCGAAGCATCTGCCCCAGTCACCATTACCCAGTTTATGAAAGGAAATAATTGTAACGGTAATGGGGGTGCAGCTACCGGAGATGGCAATCCTGCCATGGTGGTGCTCAACCATGTACAACAAAGCGTAGATCAGGTTACTTTTTCGGTAGATACTACTAACACTTCTTCGGTAGCCAACCGCTACCTTACCATCATCATTCCTGATGGCAACCAAAACGCCCTACAGCTCAACGGACAAGCCATACCAGCGGGGTCTTTTACCCAATATGCGGTGTGTACAGACTATGTACATGCGACGGTAGATATTAGCACTATTATACCCAGTGGGGTGTTTAGTAAAGCAACCTTGTCGGGGGGCAATGGTTTGCTGGCGTATGTACACGGACGCAGTGCCAACGACGGGCTGGTGTATTCGGCAGGTTATAATGTGAGCAAAATACCTGTAAGTGCCAGTGGCAACCCCAACCCTACCTGTACAGGAACCAGCACCACTTTTAATGCCAGTGGCCCCAACAACATTGCCTCTTACCTATGGACTTTCCCTGATGGCTCTACTGCCACCGGAACTTCAGCTTCTTATACCATTCGCAGTACTGCCGATACCAGTTTTTCGGTAAAAGCTACCAATGATGCTGGATGTGACTCTACCATTTCGTTTACCATTACTGTAGATACCATCATTTTGGCGCTTCCCGAAGAAGCCATTGTATGCGATACGCTTACGCTGGACGCCGGGGCAGGTTTTAGTAGTTATACCTGGAGCAATGGAGCCAATACCCAAACAACCCAGGTAACCGAAGCAGGAACTTACTCGGTCACTGTTACCCGTAACTCGTGCCGGGCCACCGCAAGTGTTCGGGTAGTATCGGGCACGTTGCCCACCTCCAAAATAGCGGTATCGCCAGCTCCGCCCACCGCCAATGTACTAGGGCTCGAACGCACCGCTTACCTATGTGTAGAAGAGGGAGAAACCCTTAGCCTGACTGCCGATAGTACCAATACTGCCGAATCGGTCACCTGGAACACAGGTTTAAACACTAACCAAATTACGGTCAACGCCGCAGGTACTTATATAGCAACCATTCGCTTTTCGGCGGGTTGTGTAGTAGTAGACTCGGTAGTGGTACAAGACGTATGCGAAGTGAAGTTTTTGGTACCCACGGCATTTTCGCCCAATGGCGATGGCACCAACGATGGGCTCCAGATATTTGGCAAGGGTTTCTTTAACCTTGACTTTAGGGTGTTTAACCGCTGGGGCGAATTGATTTACTTCTCTAAATCGCAAGAAAACCAATGGGATGGAACAGCGCACGGTTTTGATGCTCCTAATGGCACTTATGTGTGGCGCGCTATTTATGAAGATGTCAAATCGCCAGGAACCAAAATCAAGAAATTTGGGCGAGTTACCCTGGTGAGGTAA
- a CDS encoding OsmC family protein has protein sequence MKIEIERLNDAFHMEATNERGNKIQLDSSAASGGHDLGFSPMQLMLAGIGGCSTIDIVDIMQKQRENLQDIKVTITAEREKDKTPALFASIHLHYRLFGDVNKEKAQRAVELSLDKYCSVAKILEKTANITYDFEVIAANAHA, from the coding sequence ATGAAAATAGAAATAGAACGACTCAATGATGCGTTTCACATGGAAGCCACCAACGAAAGAGGCAATAAAATACAGCTTGACTCTAGTGCAGCAAGCGGAGGGCACGACTTGGGCTTTAGCCCTATGCAATTGATGCTGGCGGGTATAGGTGGCTGTAGTACTATAGATATTGTAGATATAATGCAAAAGCAAAGAGAAAACCTGCAAGACATCAAAGTAACTATAACCGCCGAACGGGAAAAAGACAAAACTCCAGCACTTTTTGCCAGTATTCATTTGCATTACCGTTTGTTTGGCGATGTAAACAAAGAAAAAGCACAAAGAGCGGTAGAACTGTCCCTGGATAAGTATTGTTCGGTGGCTAAAATACTGGAAAAAACTGCCAATATCACCTACGATTTTGAGGTAATTGCTGCCAACGCTCACGCCTAA
- a CDS encoding zinc dependent phospholipase C family protein codes for MKKGLCLFLFFVGVLPVIQAFMVKPPTDPKPPAWGFFAHQRINRLAVFTLPSEMITFYKFYIVYLTENAINPDARRYAVKGEAPRHFIDVDVYDHQYNDSAVYKMPRNWRDAVKKHTEDTLQAYGIVPWHINFMKYRLTKAFKNREATKILRLSAEIGHYIADANVPLHTTENYNGQLTNQKGIHGFWESRLPELYSDNYNYFVGKAKYIKKPQQTAWQAVINAHEALDSVLRFERELTKRFSADKKYTIDERNGSNIRTYSKKFSKAFHDKLAGQVERRMRASIKMVGDFWYTCWVDGGQPDLSKMLDKKYIEEERKRLEKERKEWREKQQQKKLKIRSHEAALQHQIHKLPHQGCCHAYARYYTYLRKKMQDSNKSLKR; via the coding sequence ATGAAAAAAGGCCTGTGTCTATTCTTGTTTTTTGTGGGGGTGTTGCCCGTCATACAAGCATTTATGGTAAAACCTCCCACCGACCCAAAACCTCCTGCCTGGGGTTTTTTTGCCCACCAACGTATCAACCGATTGGCGGTGTTTACTTTGCCATCAGAGATGATTACTTTTTATAAGTTTTATATTGTTTATCTCACCGAAAACGCCATTAACCCCGATGCACGCCGCTATGCTGTAAAAGGAGAAGCCCCACGCCATTTTATAGATGTAGATGTATACGACCACCAGTACAATGACAGTGCAGTATATAAAATGCCCCGAAACTGGAGAGATGCAGTAAAAAAACATACCGAAGACACTTTGCAGGCGTATGGCATTGTACCCTGGCACATCAACTTTATGAAATATCGCTTGACCAAAGCATTTAAAAACCGTGAAGCAACCAAAATATTACGCCTTTCGGCAGAAATAGGGCATTACATTGCCGACGCAAACGTGCCTTTGCACACTACCGAAAACTACAATGGACAACTAACCAACCAAAAAGGGATTCACGGTTTTTGGGAATCGCGTTTGCCTGAACTTTACTCAGATAATTATAATTATTTTGTGGGCAAAGCCAAGTACATTAAAAAACCTCAGCAAACTGCCTGGCAGGCGGTAATCAATGCCCACGAAGCCCTCGACTCGGTGTTGAGGTTTGAGCGTGAACTCACCAAGCGTTTTTCGGCAGACAAAAAATATACTATAGACGAGCGCAATGGCTCTAACATACGTACTTATTCTAAAAAATTTTCGAAGGCTTTTCATGACAAGCTTGCTGGTCAGGTAGAGCGACGCATGCGGGCTTCTATAAAAATGGTAGGTGACTTTTGGTATACCTGTTGGGTAGACGGTGGACAACCCGACTTGAGCAAAATGCTGGACAAAAAGTATATAGAGGAGGAACGCAAACGCTTGGAAAAAGAACGAAAAGAATGGCGGGAAAAACAACAGCAAAAAAAGCTTAAAATCCGTAGCCATGAAGCCGCCCTGCAGCATCAAATACACAAGTTGCCTCACCAGGGGTGTTGCCATGCGTATGCCCGTTATTATACCTATTTAAGGAAAAAGATGCAAGATTCAAATAAAAGCCTAAAACGTTGA
- a CDS encoding NAD(P)/FAD-dependent oxidoreductase, whose translation MDKPVNTQTLIKDQGVPRIVVVGGGFGGLELVKGLRKMNAQVVLFDRYNHHTFQPLLYQVATSGLETGSIIYPFRKSLNRQKNFFFRLGDVKHIDADNNQVETSIGSVKYDHLVIATGATTNYYGMQDIAQHAVPLKEIQDSILLRNKIIKNFENALLTADHEKRNSYMDYVIVGGGPTGVEVAGALAELKKHVFPKDYRELNLMEMDIHLVEAGPRLLGAMSEKSGAKAQQFLEKMGVKVHLNTSVKSYDGYRVTLGSDEELITKTLVWAAGVKGAPIDGIRVESMVGGNRLKVNHFNQVEGYDNIYAVGDIAAMIDDDNPKGHPMMAPPAMQQGRHLAKNLLNKYEKDRPMKPFKYFDKGSMATIGRNKAVVEMPNGSKTQGFFAWLIWMFIHLMYLVGFRNRLLVLINWVMSYFSYDKSNRLIIGRTGVEDFQEKDNVIKPGNPQLSKNP comes from the coding sequence ATGGACAAACCAGTAAATACACAGACGTTAATAAAAGACCAGGGAGTACCCCGCATTGTAGTAGTTGGAGGAGGGTTTGGAGGGTTGGAACTAGTAAAGGGACTACGAAAAATGAATGCACAAGTGGTGTTGTTTGACCGCTACAACCACCATACTTTCCAGCCTTTGCTTTATCAGGTGGCCACCTCTGGGTTGGAAACTGGCTCTATTATATACCCTTTCCGAAAATCGCTGAACCGCCAAAAAAACTTCTTTTTCCGTTTGGGCGATGTAAAGCATATAGACGCTGACAACAATCAGGTAGAAACCTCGATAGGCAGTGTAAAGTATGACCATCTTGTAATAGCCACTGGAGCCACCACCAACTATTATGGCATGCAAGACATTGCCCAACACGCTGTACCACTCAAAGAAATACAAGATTCTATTTTGCTGCGCAACAAAATTATTAAAAACTTTGAAAATGCCCTGCTTACCGCTGATCACGAAAAGCGTAACAGTTATATGGATTATGTGATTGTGGGGGGAGGACCTACTGGTGTAGAAGTAGCTGGAGCATTGGCAGAACTCAAAAAACACGTGTTTCCTAAAGATTACCGTGAACTAAACCTCATGGAGATGGATATTCACCTGGTAGAGGCTGGACCAAGGTTGTTGGGAGCCATGTCAGAAAAATCGGGAGCAAAAGCCCAACAGTTTCTTGAGAAAATGGGGGTAAAAGTACACCTGAATACTTCTGTTAAATCTTATGATGGGTACCGAGTGACCTTGGGTAGCGACGAAGAATTGATTACTAAAACTTTGGTATGGGCGGCAGGAGTAAAAGGGGCACCCATTGATGGCATTCGGGTAGAAAGCATGGTAGGGGGCAACCGTCTAAAAGTTAACCATTTTAACCAAGTAGAGGGCTACGATAATATTTATGCCGTAGGCGATATTGCTGCAATGATAGACGATGACAACCCAAAGGGACATCCTATGATGGCACCGCCAGCCATGCAACAAGGGCGACACCTTGCCAAAAACCTCCTCAATAAATATGAGAAAGATCGTCCGATGAAACCATTCAAATACTTTGACAAAGGATCTATGGCTACCATTGGACGTAACAAGGCGGTGGTAGAAATGCCTAACGGTAGTAAAACCCAAGGTTTTTTTGCTTGGCTGATTTGGATGTTTATTCATTTAATGTATTTGGTGGGCTTTCGTAATAGACTATTGGTGTTGATCAACTGGGTGATGAGTTATTTTAGTTATGATAAAAGTAACCGTTTGATCATAGGACGCACCGGAGTAGAAGATTTTCAGGAAAAGGATAACGTAATAAAACCAGGGAATCCTCAGTTAAGTAAAAATCCCTAA
- the pafA gene encoding alkaline phosphatase PafA, with amino-acid sequence MKEYTKLFLLTLLLAGITTQAQTQHSTPKLVVGVMVDQMRYDYLFRYYNQYGKNGFKKLINKGFLAKNAHYNYTPTYTGPGHASVYTGTTPANHGIIGNRWYTREKNRTINCVEDSSVKTVGSNTRRGANSPVSLLATTVGDQLRLASNWRSKVVSVSIKNRGAILPGGRTANAAYWYDYSTGQFITSNYYMNKLPNWVENFNKQGLSDKFLTQTWSPLKPISQYRESSGDNTPYEQVLRGKKAPTFPYNFAELKKVYAKKNAQYHLVVASPFGNTLVQKMAIEAINKEKLGQGKETDMLAISFSSTDVTGHAFGPRSIEVEDMYLRLDREIAELITHLDKKVGQDNYVLFLTADHAVVDVPQYLRDHRIAGGYAPLRIYFSKLRDYLTKKYGVGKWILHAGNQVFLNRKLIKERNISLEKVQRDAAHFLLQFEGIYKTYTATDLHRNNYTHGIVSKLQKGYNQKRSGDVFFVLNPAWLPAWSPTGRINKRAKQGTSHGSGYNYDTHVPIIFYGAGIDHGSSVRRIHITDIAPTLAMMLHLQLPNAATGQPIEELFD; translated from the coding sequence ATGAAGGAATACACAAAATTATTTCTGCTAACCCTCCTTTTGGCAGGCATCACTACTCAGGCACAAACACAACATTCTACTCCTAAACTGGTAGTGGGCGTTATGGTAGACCAAATGCGCTACGACTACCTGTTTAGATACTATAACCAGTATGGCAAAAACGGTTTTAAGAAACTGATCAACAAAGGATTTTTGGCAAAAAATGCCCATTACAACTATACTCCTACCTATACTGGTCCTGGGCACGCTTCGGTATATACAGGCACTACGCCTGCCAATCATGGTATTATTGGCAATCGATGGTATACACGCGAAAAAAACCGCACGATTAACTGTGTAGAAGATAGCAGCGTAAAAACTGTAGGCAGCAATACCCGCCGTGGGGCAAATTCGCCTGTCAGCCTATTGGCAACAACCGTGGGCGATCAATTGCGTCTGGCATCTAACTGGCGGTCAAAGGTAGTCAGTGTATCTATCAAAAACCGAGGAGCCATTTTACCCGGAGGACGAACTGCCAACGCAGCTTACTGGTATGATTACTCTACGGGGCAATTTATCACTAGCAATTATTACATGAACAAGCTGCCCAATTGGGTAGAGAATTTCAACAAACAAGGACTTTCTGACAAGTTTTTAACTCAGACCTGGAGCCCCCTCAAACCCATTAGCCAGTATCGTGAAAGCTCTGGAGATAACACGCCTTATGAGCAAGTACTCAGGGGAAAAAAGGCTCCCACCTTTCCCTACAATTTTGCTGAACTAAAAAAAGTATACGCCAAGAAAAACGCCCAATACCATTTGGTGGTAGCATCGCCTTTTGGCAATACCCTGGTGCAAAAAATGGCCATCGAGGCAATCAATAAAGAAAAATTGGGGCAAGGCAAAGAAACTGACATGCTTGCCATCAGTTTTTCGTCTACCGATGTTACCGGACATGCCTTTGGACCTCGTTCAATAGAGGTGGAAGATATGTATTTGCGTTTAGACCGTGAAATTGCAGAGTTGATCACTCACCTCGACAAAAAAGTAGGGCAAGACAATTATGTACTTTTTCTGACGGCCGACCATGCAGTGGTAGATGTACCCCAGTATTTGCGAGATCACCGCATAGCAGGTGGTTATGCTCCTTTGCGTATTTATTTTTCTAAACTTAGAGACTATTTGACCAAAAAGTATGGCGTAGGTAAATGGATTTTGCATGCGGGCAACCAGGTATTTTTAAACCGTAAGCTCATCAAAGAAAGAAACATCAGTCTGGAAAAGGTACAAAGAGATGCAGCCCATTTTCTGTTGCAGTTTGAGGGTATTTACAAAACCTACACAGCTACCGATTTGCATCGGAATAATTACACCCACGGCATTGTAAGCAAATTACAGAAAGGGTATAACCAGAAGCGTTCAGGTGATGTGTTTTTTGTGCTTAATCCTGCCTGGTTGCCTGCTTGGTCGCCTACAGGTAGAATAAACAAACGCGCCAAACAGGGTACATCACACGGGTCGGGCTATAACTATGACACCCACGTGCCCATTATATTTTATGGTGCAGGTATAGACCACGGCAGTTCAGTGCGTCGTATTCATATCACAGACATCGCTCCTACCCTCGCTATGATGCTTCACTTGCAGTTGCCCAATGCTGCTACCGGGCAACCCATTGAGGAATTGTTTGATTAA
- a CDS encoding peroxiredoxin family protein, which yields MKKTYLTFIACLFVLTTYAQDNVLLSGKFEGYKPGSKGYIMKMPYGKGAPKKVNLKINNDGTFEKELTFKEPSLYRFGYGRRRRAMLVAEKPGKIEINVDNKGIQTVKGSQATQDYIDYTAKQRALSEKYMKSIMTKFRQEYMAYNKAKKEETDQAKLKAMKKAFAKRQDAVMAEYLAANAKMMAELNLYVKNNMPTSLAVLAASRNWKDGDLDLIKSIIRKFRRAHPKWTATKALQEKYKILKSVSIGQVAPEIALQNPAGKIVKLSSLRGKYVLIDFWASWCGPCRKENPNVVANYNKYKDKGFAIYGVSFDNKKDRWLKAIKKDGLEWAQVSDLQGWNSVAGYDYNVRSIPASFLIDKKGRIVAKNLRGGELNKKLEEIFGDAGK from the coding sequence ATGAAAAAAACCTATTTAACTTTCATCGCCTGTTTGTTTGTACTCACTACTTATGCTCAAGACAATGTGTTGTTGAGTGGAAAGTTTGAAGGCTACAAACCGGGCAGCAAAGGGTATATTATGAAAATGCCTTATGGCAAAGGAGCTCCAAAAAAAGTTAACCTAAAAATTAACAATGACGGGACTTTTGAGAAGGAATTGACCTTTAAAGAACCCTCGTTATACCGTTTTGGATACGGCAGACGTCGTCGGGCAATGCTGGTGGCAGAAAAACCAGGCAAAATAGAGATCAATGTTGATAACAAAGGCATACAAACAGTCAAAGGTTCGCAGGCTACTCAAGATTATATCGACTATACAGCCAAGCAACGGGCGCTGAGCGAAAAATATATGAAGAGTATCATGACTAAGTTTCGCCAGGAGTATATGGCATACAACAAAGCCAAAAAAGAAGAAACCGATCAGGCCAAATTAAAAGCAATGAAAAAGGCTTTTGCCAAGAGACAAGATGCTGTAATGGCTGAATACCTGGCGGCCAACGCCAAAATGATGGCTGAGTTGAATTTATATGTCAAAAACAACATGCCTACTTCATTGGCAGTACTTGCGGCATCGCGCAACTGGAAAGACGGCGACCTTGACTTGATCAAGTCAATCATCAGAAAGTTTAGAAGAGCGCACCCCAAATGGACAGCGACTAAAGCTTTACAAGAAAAATACAAAATTTTAAAAAGCGTAAGCATTGGGCAGGTAGCCCCCGAAATTGCGCTTCAAAATCCAGCCGGCAAAATAGTGAAGTTGTCGTCGTTAAGAGGTAAATATGTATTGATTGATTTTTGGGCGTCCTGGTGTGGACCTTGTCGCAAAGAGAACCCTAACGTAGTGGCCAACTATAACAAATACAAAGACAAAGGTTTTGCTATTTATGGGGTATCGTTTGACAATAAAAAAGACCGTTGGCTAAAAGCCATCAAAAAAGATGGCCTTGAGTGGGCACAAGTGTCTGATTTGCAAGGCTGGAACTCTGTAGCTGGCTATGACTACAATGTGCGTTCGATTCCTGCCAGTTTTTTGATTGATAAAAAAGGGCGAATTGTTGCCAAAAACCTGAGAGGGGGAGAGCTGAACAAAAAACTGGAAGAGATATTTGGCGATGCCGGGAAGTAA
- a CDS encoding DUF4291 domain-containing protein has translation MKQKNKYEIRALYTPKHIALYAAFSSSIANVALKSQQLLPPFSYDRMTWVKPSYLWMMYRSDWAQKDNMQRILRIWIKRIDWELALKEAILTTPEAHVYNDAKKWRKQLDKARVRVQWDPERDIQNKHLSFKSIQVGIMPSLAETYAKKWIAKIEDVTPLTQHIRSLVVAQQFEQATQLLPKEQAYPVEAELKRILGIG, from the coding sequence ATGAAACAAAAAAATAAATATGAAATCAGGGCTTTGTATACTCCTAAACATATCGCCTTATACGCGGCATTTAGCTCGTCAATAGCAAATGTAGCCCTCAAATCCCAGCAGTTGCTCCCTCCTTTTTCTTATGACCGCATGACTTGGGTTAAGCCTTCTTACCTTTGGATGATGTACCGTAGCGATTGGGCACAAAAAGATAATATGCAACGCATTTTGAGAATATGGATCAAAAGAATTGATTGGGAGTTGGCGCTTAAAGAGGCGATACTTACCACCCCTGAAGCACATGTGTATAATGATGCTAAAAAGTGGCGTAAACAATTGGACAAGGCTAGAGTAAGGGTGCAATGGGACCCCGAACGAGACATTCAAAACAAGCATTTAAGTTTTAAATCTATTCAAGTAGGCATTATGCCTTCACTGGCAGAAACTTATGCTAAAAAATGGATTGCAAAAATTGAAGATGTGACTCCGCTTACCCAGCATATTCGCTCTTTAGTTGTTGCCCAACAGTTTGAACAGGCTACCCAACTTCTCCCAAAAGAGCAAGCATATCCTGTAGAAGCTGAGCTTAAACGGATATTGGGCATAGGCTAA